From the genome of Peromyscus leucopus breed LL Stock unplaced genomic scaffold, UCI_PerLeu_2.1 scaffold_1094, whole genome shotgun sequence:
GGTATGGTAAAGATCCAAACCAGAGGCTATTCTTGtgaggaaattaaaacaaaacaaaacaaaaaaaaccctgaaaagtTAAAAGCACTAGTTAGAAATCTCTTTGAATACACATGTAAACAGAGTGTACTAGGAGACCAAACCATGCTTCAGCAAGGATGAAATAGGCTACTCTCAAAACTCACGTTGATTTAACAGTTCCTGTACCCCTCCAAACTTCTTCTTGAAGAGAACAGCTATTCCAGCACCCATTCGACAATCCTCACTGATACAATGGGCTAAAGAGTCTGTTTTGGAACATTCGAAAAGATCTCCTTTCACATAAGTGATCTAAAATGTGCAAACGGAAAGAAAAAGcgtgttaaaaacagaaaaggattaCTTCTTTCAGAGCTTCAACAGGGGTCCCCCGTCCCTGTCGCCGTCCcgtaccccccctcccccgcctccacTCTGAATTAAAGCCAAACCTTCCCATCTTACAGAATTAACCACCATATATTAAAGTATCTGGAAAAGGAAAGTGATGGATGATCTCTGTCTAGGATTGTATTAGCCTTTCCTAAGTAAATCAGCTAGAGAAACAAACCGGGAGGTGGGTGCCGCGAAAATCCAATTATTGGTTTAATTAGAAAGTGTTTATGTTTTTGACCTCAATTATTCTGAATTTCACTTCACCGATAAATTTAATAGTTGTCACGCACTCGACTTCCTTCTGGATCTTCATTAAGGCGGCCGGCCATGATACTGAGTCGCTATTTCCAGAATTTAAGAGTTTCTTCTGCTAATGAAAAGGAGAAGCAGGTAAAAACACTCACGCGGCCTGAACACAGCATGTTCGGATCACCGTGACAACCCCACTTAGTTTTCCCCACCTCCTCTACTTTTCTCTTAACGTGAGTTCACTCAGCCTTTAAGAGGCAGCACAAAACAGCTTTCCAGGAGCGGGGGCCAAGGCAGTCCCAAGACACACCTCCTAACTTCAAACCGCCTCCTAGCAGGGTAGATTTTAGAATGGGCTGCTATTTTCCCAGAGGATAGGGCTTAGACGAAAATAGGAGGGGCTCTGCACAGTGCCTTTGAGCTGCAATCAGAGTGAATCGAACTGAGGTGTGCGGTCCGGGGAAGATCACCATCGCTCCCAGAGTGCAGGAAGCAAAGTCTACAAGAACTTCccagtctctcctcccaccctaaGGAGGGTCGGTCCTGGGGTCCCGCAGGAGAGTTTGTGCGGGAGTCATCCTTCACCTGCAAAGGAATCGGCCGTCGGCAGGCCCGCCTGCACGCAGGGGAGATTTTGAGATGGAAGCCTGGTAGGTGGGGAGCAACACAAGAGGCCCGACGCGGAACCAATGCCGCCACGGCCTTTAATTGCACGCACGCAAGATGGCGGCCCCCGCCCCTTAACGGGGCGGAAGTGAGCCTCTCTAGCTACCACCTGGCCGAGCCCGCTCTCTATGGCAAAGGCTTCAGAATTTCCGGCGGCAAACTGTGCAGTCTCCCGCCGCCGCTCAGGCATGCGTACCAAGATGCCGACCCCGACTTGAGAAGAGGAGCGCTTGCGCATTGGGGCTGAGGGGGGGGAGCGCGTCCCCGTGGTCGCTGAGAAATGGGTGGACAgttggcaaaaataaataaataaataaataaaaaataaaaaagggcgTGTCAGCGCCTGCGTAGTGTACGGCTCGGGGCGGTGTTTGCGAAGACCAGTAAGGCGCCTTCCCTGCGTAAGACACGGCGGAAGGCGGTGTCAATCCTAGGCAGGGGGTGTGGCCCCGGGGACGCCTGCGCAGTGCCCCTGCCGGGGGGCGGGGCCAGCTTGGCCGGGGTTATGGGGCGTGGTCTCGAAGGCGCTTGCGCGAAGGCGGTTGGAGGGAGGCCCGATTCCCCTTTGTTCAGATTCGCCATTTTGCGAGGcagcggcagtggcggcggcggcggcggctggagCCTCTGATTGGGTTTCGGGGTCCGGTACTGGAGCCAATCAGCGCGGGCAGCGAACCGGGGGAGCGAGGCACGGTGAGTATGAGGAGCCAATATCCAGCGGCCCAGAGCCGGCCCCAGCGCCCCGATTGGCGGGTCTCGCTGACCACTCAGGAGAGGCCCAGGCGTCCGTCGAGCCCGGGAGTCGAGCCGAGGCTGCCGGAGCCGGGGAGCCGGCAGCCCCGGCTCGGAGCCCGTGGAGGCCTACGGGGGCCGTCCAGCGTAGGGATGGCGCCCCGGAGCCAGGCTCCTCGGAGTCCGGATCCGCTCCCGGTGCCCGCGGCCGCTGCGCCGCTGCTCCCTGCTGCTCGGGTACCGGGAGGGCAGCTGGCCAACCGGCCCGCCACGGACCGTGGCGGTCTCCCCGCGTCGTGCCAGCCTCATCCTCTGACCTGTCCTTGTGTCCCCACGTTCCGGGCCCCGGTGAGGCCCGTGTCCCCGGAGCCCCTAGGCAGTCGGGCCGGCAGATCCGAAGCGAGGCCAGGCGGGGACACGCAGCGCAGCCTGCAAGACCCACCCCGGGGCCGTTAGCGCGCCCGCCGCGCCCCTCCTCCCGGCCCGCCATCCCGGGGCTCCGGCCCGGCGCCGTTACCACCCCCTTTCTGCTCGTCATTTCCTCTCCTCCCGCCCCGCTCGGTCGGCGATGCCGGCACACCTCCGTGCTGGAGCCTACCCAAGCGCTCTTCCTCTTTTCGCTGGGTGTTTGGAACCTCAGTCTTGCAAGACTGATAACCTCGTGCATTCTTAATGACTGGGGACACACATCTCTCCGTTTCTTTTATCCGAGTCTCCTGTGAGCTTTGCGCCTTGCATGCTCTCTGATTCTGCTTTCCTTGAACCTTTTGTGCTGCCGGTGTTAGGCACCGCTCGGCTCAGCCCACTCGTGTCTGTTTTCTAATACACTTCCCAAATCCCGTGTGAACGTTTTTtcaaaagatgtttaaaaaactTACATgccgagattttttttttcctttgagcgAGAGAAAGTCTTCCATGTGCTGAGTAGTCTTTGGCGGGCATCACCTAAGTGCTGCGAGGGGGAGAGGTAGGAACCACGCCTGCCCTGTGGAGATTAGCCCGTGAGAAATCAATACCTGGGGCTTAGTGTTATGTAGAGGTCTAGTGCAATCGGGAAGTGCTATTTGCATGAAGAAGCCAGCCAATTTTCATCGGCACACTTGATTGGGCGTTGGAGGATAATGTCCTGGGCGAGGAGAGCGTGTGTGGGCAGCAGATAGTGCTGTTGGACGCAGAAAGGGCCAGTAGGACTAAGAGTTTAGGCGGGAAAGTCCAGTGTGTAAAACCTTGCAGATCTCACAAAGGAATTTCTGGAAACTGCTTTGATGGAGCTTAAAAGTGATGTAGAGTGGATTTTCTCCctattggtgaaaaaaaaaaaaagttaaggatTCTACTCCATAATAATAACTgaattggtgtgtgtgggggagattTTTCTCTGGCCAAACATCAGTTGTCCTCAGCATTTAGATGGAACCCGCTTTCTGGGTGTGGTTTCTTTAGTCACatttgctgaattttttttttttttttttttttttttttggttttttggagacagggtttctctgtgtagctttgcgcctttcctggagctcacttggtagcccaggctgtcctcgaactcacagagatccgcctgcctctgcctcccgagtgctgggattaaaggcgtgcgccaccacgcccggcttgaatttttttttatttgattttgtttttcgagacagggttcctctgtagctttagagcctctcctggaactcgctctgtagaccaggctgaccttgaactcagagatccgcctatctgctgggatcaaaggcgtgtgccaccgccccCACCTGACAATGTTTGCCGAAATCTTATCTGATGGATTTGAGAAAACTAATCCAGTGCTCCTGAGCCGAAACAGCTTCACATTTTAGGAAGTTTTTCTTTGTGAAAacaaattgttttcttaattccCTTATGTTCTAGTTCCCTGTTGTATTGCTGTGACAAGCACCACACcagaagcagcttggggaggtTTATTTCCTTTCCCAGCTTAGAGTCCATGAAGGGAAGTCCAGACAACTCAAGCTCCAGCGGGTGCTCTTTGCTGCCTTTCTCCTCAaggctcaaactcaggacctcctgcCCAGAGGAGATGCATCCACAAGGgcttgggccctcccacattcatCAAGAAGATGCCCAcgtttgcccacaggccagtctagtggaggcattttctcagtcggTGTTTTCTCATCTCCAaaccctggcttgtgtcaagttgacaactaactGGCATGCCTTATTTCTTACATTTGCAATAGTAACTGGGTCAGCGTCAGCACGGtttcaatcttttttaaaaatagagttgcCTTTGGACCGGGTGTTCTGaccttagtattttaaaaatggatgtaTCTGGCCACTTGAAAATGCCAAATGTTTTTGCTGACAAAAGGCAGTTATCCTCTGGTGACTGTCGCCTGGGCGTCGGAGCCTGCACTTgttatctgcctctgccttttaagAAAAAGTAATGCAGACTGGCTTTCGCTAGACACGGCCTGAGACTTTCCCCTTGGAAGGACTTCACCCTAGACTGGACCTCACACTTGAGGTCATTCACATGACACCTCCTCCTGGTGGTTTCCTTGATTTATCCCCAGCTAGAAAAGCCTATCTTCCAAACTCGTGTTTACTTTGTTCTCCTCCTAGGAGTCTAGAAGACATTTTTGTTCCCTTTTAGACTTAAAAGCCTCTTGGAAGTTAGAATCTAAGCTCTGGCCAACTGCTTCTGTGCCTTTTAAATGGGCAGGGAGTGCTGTGGAAAGAATGTTTGAGAGACCAGAATAAACCCACTCTCATTCATATTCATTTATATCCTCACTTTCAGAAACATTGAGAATGTGGTGGAAGAGCTAGACAGACTGAATACAGCAGCCTCAGTTTCGTCCTCCTCTTGGGCAGAGGAGCACTTGAGGGCAGCCTGTCAGGTCGCATGCGGTTGGTTCTAGCTGCAGTTGACAGAAGCAGGCGCATGCAGCTCCACTGGAGCCAGGAAGCAAGCGCCACTGCGCCCTTGCTAATGCAGAAGGGCTGCTGCCTTTGGAGCTGCCTCTGCTTTTCAAACCCTTCCAAGTACAGCGGTTTCCACAGCGAGGCCTTTG
Proteins encoded in this window:
- the LOC119087070 gene encoding ADP-ribose glycohydrolase OARD1-like, coding for MAGRLNEDPEGSRITYVKGDLFECSKTDSLAHCISEDCRMGAGIAVLFKKKFGGVQELLNQREF